A stretch of Myxococcus hansupus DNA encodes these proteins:
- a CDS encoding DNA methyltransferase, whose amino-acid sequence MSGQNLGGDVERRYHQTWMGMAQPFEGLVVSIPVLEDAQCMQRLPVSAQSRFVLLAGRESSRVTDVPRFLREVLGYAEDDFTSVFPEDLQLDIAEGQQTIKPTRGLLRRGPPPAKPEGLPDDSTPISRAAEGFALLTWELPAGLDLDKKEDTTGTWFYEPTAKFDRLLRAARVPIGLLFNGDSVRLVYAPHGETSGHITFRFKDIVTASGRPLFDAMVMLLHARRFFGVLPEHQLPALLEQSRRRQADVTDELSDQVLEALGILLTGFETAAERDGSRALDEALSRDEDHVYGGLLSTLLRLVFILYAEDRGLLPVDQEPYRDDLSVKALHAQLVEDSSQYPDSMNRRFGAWPRLLALFRCIYLGASHDKLRMPARRGQLFDPDTFPFLGGTSSTDASTDARVPPVDDETVLQVLERLIFLKGQRLSFKSLDVEQIGSVYEGLMGIHVKRLTGAGICLKPSKVWVSVNEVLVQPAKRRAAWLEAVAGLDAKAVKALSKALEQASTQQMILTALEPYRVKGTETRRPSQLVLQPGAERRQTSSHYTPRSISAPIVRRALEPLLKTMGPQPSSERLLNLKICDPAMGSGAFLVESCRFLADQVVAAWTREGVLKRDKHEDEVMRARRLVAQRCLYGVDKNPWAVKLAKLSLWLVTLAKTEPFTFLDHALKCGDSLVGLDLDQLQAFHWDPTSKKQSELSWAFIKKALTRSLEKREEILQLALDLEGPERKPLQLDLDPGRVKEGLLRDADAALEDIKRIANACVGAFFARGSDKEREKERFRRSNLIGTWLSTAKNGVLPPLPADIAAFSAPSGTFHWPLEFPEVFHGSRPDPLDNEQPNKTAWIDGFVGNPPFAGKNTIIETGGENYLPWLQTVHEGAHGNADLSAHFFRRAFHLLGEHGSFGFIATNTIAQGDTRVTGLKYLVDHGGHLYDAVRSMKWPLAGANVSVSVVHLAKGHVSDLKLEPRLDHLPVKHLNSRLRGKPDRADPLVLTANTGKSFQGCIVLGMGFVLSPEQRVALVAKSPRNAERIFRYVGGEEINSDPRSSLERHVINFGQMDLAEAERWPDLIRIVRELVKPERDKNNRGGYRKWWWQFAEKRSELQETLRKSERCLAISLVSKHLTFEWRPTDVVFSHSAGVFALSQERWLTLLQSRVHEVWARLLSSSLEDRLRYTPSDCFETFPFPVLGKASGLDALGKRFHFERSQYMQANNIGLTTTYNRLKDKSVIDTATQRLRDLHVAVDQAVLDAYGWNDIHAPLYCGATAKQLEAFEDEVLDRLFDLNAQRAHEEAHPTVRRPSKSRTQTA is encoded by the coding sequence ATGAGCGGCCAGAATCTTGGCGGGGACGTCGAGCGTCGCTATCACCAGACCTGGATGGGGATGGCGCAGCCCTTCGAAGGGCTGGTGGTCTCCATCCCGGTCCTCGAGGACGCGCAGTGTATGCAGCGCCTGCCGGTGTCCGCGCAGTCGCGGTTCGTCCTGCTGGCGGGCCGGGAGTCATCTCGCGTGACGGATGTCCCGCGCTTCCTCCGGGAGGTGCTGGGCTACGCCGAGGATGATTTCACCTCGGTGTTTCCGGAGGACCTCCAACTCGACATCGCGGAGGGTCAACAGACGATCAAGCCCACGCGGGGGCTGTTGCGACGAGGGCCTCCTCCCGCGAAACCGGAAGGGTTGCCGGATGACTCCACGCCCATCAGTCGCGCCGCGGAAGGCTTCGCGCTCCTGACCTGGGAACTGCCGGCCGGGTTGGACCTGGACAAGAAGGAAGACACCACGGGCACGTGGTTCTACGAGCCCACCGCCAAGTTTGACCGCCTGCTGCGCGCGGCCCGTGTTCCCATCGGGCTGCTGTTCAACGGGGACTCCGTGCGCCTGGTCTATGCGCCCCACGGAGAGACGTCAGGGCACATCACTTTCCGGTTCAAGGACATCGTCACCGCCAGCGGTCGTCCGCTGTTTGACGCGATGGTGATGCTCCTGCACGCGCGCCGCTTCTTCGGCGTGCTGCCCGAGCATCAACTTCCCGCGCTCCTGGAGCAGTCACGCCGCCGGCAGGCGGATGTCACTGACGAATTGTCCGACCAGGTACTGGAAGCGCTAGGCATCCTTCTCACGGGTTTCGAGACGGCCGCTGAACGGGATGGCTCCCGGGCCCTGGACGAGGCGCTCTCTCGAGATGAGGACCACGTCTACGGCGGGCTCCTCTCCACGCTCTTGCGGCTCGTCTTCATCCTCTACGCGGAAGACAGGGGCCTGCTCCCCGTGGACCAGGAGCCCTACCGCGATGACCTGTCGGTGAAGGCACTTCACGCGCAACTCGTCGAGGACTCCAGCCAATACCCCGATTCGATGAACCGGCGCTTCGGTGCGTGGCCACGATTGCTGGCGCTCTTCCGGTGCATCTACCTGGGGGCCTCGCACGACAAACTGCGAATGCCGGCACGGCGCGGACAGCTCTTCGACCCTGACACGTTCCCCTTTCTGGGAGGCACGAGTTCCACCGATGCGAGCACGGATGCGCGGGTGCCTCCCGTTGATGACGAGACGGTCCTCCAGGTCCTTGAGCGGCTCATTTTCCTCAAGGGGCAGCGACTGAGCTTCAAGTCGCTCGACGTAGAGCAGATCGGCTCCGTGTACGAGGGCCTGATGGGCATCCACGTGAAGCGGCTGACGGGTGCTGGAATCTGCCTCAAGCCCTCGAAGGTATGGGTCTCCGTGAACGAGGTGCTGGTCCAGCCCGCGAAGCGGCGTGCTGCATGGCTGGAAGCGGTGGCGGGCCTCGACGCGAAGGCGGTGAAAGCTCTGTCGAAGGCGCTGGAGCAGGCGTCCACGCAGCAGATGATCCTGACCGCGCTTGAGCCGTACCGCGTGAAGGGGACCGAGACACGGCGACCATCCCAGTTGGTGCTACAACCCGGCGCCGAGCGACGACAAACCAGCAGCCACTACACGCCTCGAAGCATCTCCGCGCCCATTGTTCGCCGGGCCTTGGAGCCTTTGCTCAAGACGATGGGGCCGCAGCCGTCCTCAGAAAGGCTTCTCAACCTCAAGATCTGCGACCCTGCCATGGGGTCCGGTGCGTTCCTGGTGGAGTCCTGCCGCTTTCTCGCGGACCAGGTTGTCGCCGCCTGGACACGCGAGGGCGTGCTGAAGCGTGACAAGCATGAGGACGAGGTGATGCGGGCACGCCGGCTGGTGGCTCAGCGATGCCTGTACGGCGTGGACAAGAATCCATGGGCCGTGAAGCTCGCGAAGCTGTCGCTGTGGCTCGTGACGTTGGCGAAGACGGAGCCCTTCACATTCCTGGACCATGCGCTCAAGTGCGGGGATTCGTTGGTCGGACTCGACCTGGATCAGCTTCAAGCGTTCCACTGGGACCCGACTAGCAAGAAGCAGTCGGAACTGTCCTGGGCGTTCATCAAGAAGGCACTGACGCGCTCCCTGGAGAAGCGTGAGGAAATCCTCCAACTTGCGCTCGACCTGGAAGGGCCGGAGCGCAAGCCGCTGCAACTGGACCTGGATCCCGGCCGGGTAAAGGAGGGGCTTCTCCGTGACGCGGACGCGGCGTTGGAAGACATCAAACGGATCGCCAATGCGTGCGTCGGGGCGTTCTTCGCCCGTGGCTCGGACAAGGAGCGGGAGAAGGAGCGTTTCCGCCGGTCGAACCTGATTGGAACCTGGCTGTCCACGGCGAAGAATGGGGTTCTGCCTCCCCTGCCGGCGGACATCGCGGCGTTCTCCGCACCGTCAGGGACGTTCCACTGGCCACTGGAGTTCCCTGAGGTTTTCCACGGGAGCCGGCCAGATCCGCTCGACAACGAGCAGCCCAACAAGACGGCCTGGATCGATGGGTTCGTAGGGAACCCGCCGTTTGCGGGAAAGAACACCATCATCGAGACGGGCGGAGAGAACTACCTCCCTTGGCTCCAGACGGTTCATGAGGGTGCGCACGGCAACGCGGATCTCTCCGCGCACTTCTTCCGCCGTGCGTTCCATCTACTGGGTGAACACGGCAGCTTCGGATTTATCGCCACCAACACCATTGCGCAGGGGGACACGAGGGTCACTGGACTGAAGTACCTGGTGGACCACGGCGGCCACCTCTACGACGCCGTACGCTCCATGAAGTGGCCGTTAGCTGGCGCCAACGTCTCAGTGTCCGTGGTGCATCTGGCGAAGGGGCACGTCTCAGACTTGAAGTTGGAGCCGCGGCTGGACCATCTGCCTGTAAAGCACCTCAACTCTCGACTGAGAGGGAAGCCCGATCGAGCCGACCCCTTGGTCCTCACCGCTAACACAGGGAAGAGCTTCCAGGGATGCATCGTCCTTGGAATGGGGTTCGTGCTCAGCCCCGAGCAGCGAGTAGCGCTCGTCGCGAAGTCTCCGAGGAACGCGGAACGCATCTTTCGCTATGTGGGCGGAGAGGAAATCAACTCTGACCCTAGGTCGAGCCTCGAAAGGCACGTCATCAACTTTGGGCAAATGGATTTAGCCGAAGCTGAGCGGTGGCCCGACCTCATCCGCATCGTACGGGAATTGGTGAAGCCTGAACGAGACAAAAACAATAGGGGAGGTTACCGCAAGTGGTGGTGGCAGTTTGCTGAGAAGCGCAGTGAACTCCAGGAAACACTTCGTAAATCGGAACGCTGCCTCGCAATCAGCCTTGTCTCCAAGCATCTCACTTTCGAATGGCGGCCAACGGACGTCGTCTTTTCACATTCAGCTGGCGTCTTCGCCCTTAGTCAGGAGCGCTGGCTCACACTGCTGCAATCACGTGTGCACGAGGTCTGGGCGCGACTGCTGTCGTCATCACTCGAAGACCGACTTCGTTACACCCCCAGCGACTGCTTCGAGACCTTTCCTTTCCCTGTTCTCGGCAAAGCATCAGGGCTCGATGCATTAGGTAAGCGATTCCACTTCGAACGCAGCCAGTACATGCAAGCCAACAACATCGGCCTGACGACGACGTACAATCGGCTTAAGGACAAGTCCGTCATCGACACTGCGACCCAGCGCCTGCGGGACCTGCACGTGGCCGTGGACCAGGCTGTCCTGGATGCCTACGGCTGGAATGACATCCACGCCCCTCTGTACTGCGGCGCCACTGCCAAGCAGCTCGAAGCGTTCGAAGACGAAGTTCTCGACCGCCTCTTCGACCTGAACGCGCAGCGTGCTCACGAGGAAGCCCACCCCACCGTACGCCGTCCCTCGAAGTCCCGCACCCAGACCGCCTGA
- the drmD gene encoding DISARM system SNF2-like helicase DrmD — MPMLRDFAPVPIAPMPCAGDIAQVRHRQYLVNEVIAPSDVREQHTLVRLTCLDDDAQGRSLSVLWERELAARVVRPEQGGLGTPARFDEPRHFAAYLHALKWSSVTATDARLFQAPFRAGIHLMNHQLTPLKKALELPRVNLFIADDVGLGKTIEAGLVLQELILRQRVDRVLIVCPASVTLQWRDEMERRFGLRFEIFNSEFVSRRRQERGFQVPVWATHSRFIVSYQTLRRSEYFEPLKTLLEEKGHHKSLLVLDEAHVVAPASASRYAIDTETTRSIRSLAERFEHRLFLSATPHNGHSNSFSALLEMLDPQRFTRGTRVRESQLAPVMVRRLKGDLRALGSSQRYPERHVVGVRLTHDSGRWHAEWLAPDGKAVEQRVDLGEAPAPELELSQKLARYTELMAPGTKQGRLVFINLQKRLLSSIEAFHRTLSVHAAAFGAGALAPDGGALTGDTAPESEEHGEPDDALELSFAETIREHSQELSASVQARKLLDDMLKLSARHRTARDAKLRALLHWIREHQCPLTRGAAWKPRRVILFTEYGDTLRYLKEQLAAAFEGTQRGDERILTLTGGIDDVKRAEVQAAFNGSMEEFPVRVLLATDAAREGINLQGHCADLFHIDVPWNPSRMEQRNGRIDRALQPASTVRCGYFVYGQRSEDAVLDTLARKVETITRELGSLGCVLMDQMHDALASGITKGTLERLSRAATSTRTEVTKRELESQRTLQSLRKELDAIGELRERSGKVMDFNPVLLRDALDVGFELAGAGRLERESITEQGRTLEAWKVPALPASWNTTLDAIRPRRERDEAAWEWRKRPLSPVVFEAPPGVSSKLVHLHLSHPLVQRVLQRFLAQGFSANDLSRVSVVQTQRDAVARVIVFGRLSLFGEGAARLHDEVVSVSARWLDGGGRGHLKPFADDADRKAIDQLETTLAEAPALSSIPKAVQKRLLASVESDFSKLWPAIEEQASVREQGARKKLAARGASEAKALTQILLTQREAIQEALSAQLELKLDARAEQDQWRRDKVHLEQRLAALGRELVEQPESLRATYAVRVARLVPVGMVYLWPGAR, encoded by the coding sequence ATGCCTATGCTGCGGGATTTTGCTCCCGTGCCCATCGCTCCCATGCCGTGCGCGGGTGATATCGCGCAGGTCCGACACCGTCAGTATCTGGTCAATGAAGTCATTGCTCCTTCGGATGTCCGGGAGCAACACACCCTCGTTCGTCTTACTTGTCTCGATGATGACGCACAGGGACGCTCCCTGTCGGTCTTGTGGGAGCGTGAGCTCGCCGCTCGGGTCGTCCGACCCGAACAGGGTGGCTTGGGAACGCCTGCGCGTTTCGACGAGCCGCGTCACTTCGCCGCGTATCTGCACGCGCTCAAGTGGAGCTCCGTCACCGCCACCGACGCTCGGCTCTTTCAGGCGCCGTTCCGCGCGGGCATCCACTTGATGAATCACCAGCTCACGCCTCTCAAGAAGGCGCTTGAGCTGCCTCGGGTGAATCTCTTCATCGCCGATGACGTAGGTCTCGGAAAGACCATCGAGGCCGGGCTGGTGTTGCAGGAACTCATCCTCCGCCAGCGCGTGGACCGCGTCCTCATCGTCTGCCCGGCGTCGGTGACGCTCCAGTGGCGCGATGAGATGGAGAGGCGCTTCGGCCTGCGCTTCGAAATCTTCAACAGCGAGTTCGTCTCCCGCCGCCGTCAGGAGCGCGGCTTCCAGGTCCCCGTCTGGGCCACGCACTCACGCTTCATCGTGTCGTACCAGACGCTGCGGCGCAGCGAGTACTTCGAGCCGCTGAAGACCCTCCTGGAGGAGAAGGGGCACCACAAGTCCTTGTTGGTGCTCGACGAGGCGCACGTCGTCGCGCCCGCATCGGCCAGCCGGTACGCCATCGACACGGAGACCACTCGCAGCATCCGCTCACTGGCGGAGCGCTTCGAGCACCGGCTCTTCCTCTCCGCGACGCCCCACAACGGCCACTCCAACAGCTTCTCCGCGCTGTTGGAGATGTTGGACCCACAGCGCTTCACGCGGGGCACCCGCGTCCGCGAATCACAGTTGGCTCCCGTCATGGTTCGCCGGCTCAAGGGCGACCTGCGCGCCCTGGGCAGTTCACAGCGCTACCCCGAGCGGCACGTAGTGGGTGTGCGGCTGACGCATGACTCGGGACGCTGGCACGCTGAGTGGCTCGCCCCGGACGGAAAGGCCGTCGAGCAGCGTGTCGACCTGGGCGAAGCCCCCGCCCCGGAACTGGAACTGTCCCAGAAGCTCGCGCGCTACACGGAACTCATGGCGCCTGGCACTAAGCAGGGGCGCCTGGTCTTCATTAACCTCCAAAAGCGCCTCCTCTCCAGCATCGAGGCGTTCCATCGCACCCTCTCCGTCCACGCGGCTGCCTTCGGCGCGGGGGCGCTGGCTCCCGACGGCGGAGCGCTCACCGGCGATACGGCTCCTGAGTCCGAGGAGCATGGCGAGCCGGACGATGCACTCGAGCTGTCGTTCGCGGAGACCATCCGCGAGCACAGTCAGGAGCTGTCCGCCAGCGTCCAGGCGCGCAAGCTCCTGGATGACATGCTCAAGCTGAGCGCCCGGCACCGCACTGCCCGGGACGCGAAGCTGCGAGCCCTGCTCCACTGGATTCGAGAGCACCAATGCCCGCTCACCCGAGGCGCCGCGTGGAAGCCCCGCCGGGTCATCCTTTTTACCGAGTATGGCGACACGCTCCGCTACCTCAAGGAGCAGCTCGCCGCCGCCTTCGAGGGGACCCAACGGGGTGATGAGCGCATCCTCACGCTGACGGGTGGCATCGATGACGTAAAGCGCGCGGAGGTGCAGGCCGCCTTCAACGGTTCGATGGAGGAGTTCCCCGTGCGGGTCCTCCTCGCGACCGACGCCGCGCGCGAAGGCATCAATCTACAAGGCCACTGCGCGGACCTCTTCCACATCGACGTGCCGTGGAATCCCTCACGCATGGAGCAGCGCAACGGTCGCATCGACCGCGCCTTGCAACCTGCATCCACCGTGCGCTGTGGCTACTTCGTCTACGGCCAGCGCTCCGAGGACGCGGTGCTCGACACCCTCGCGCGCAAGGTCGAGACCATCACGCGCGAGCTGGGCAGCCTGGGCTGCGTGCTGATGGACCAGATGCACGATGCCCTCGCCTCGGGCATCACGAAGGGCACGCTGGAGCGCCTCTCCCGCGCCGCGACCTCGACTCGGACGGAGGTGACGAAGCGGGAACTGGAGTCCCAACGGACGCTCCAATCCCTGCGCAAGGAACTGGATGCGATTGGAGAACTCCGTGAGCGCAGTGGGAAGGTGATGGACTTCAATCCCGTCCTGCTGCGCGATGCGCTGGACGTGGGGTTCGAGCTGGCCGGTGCGGGCCGGTTGGAGCGGGAGTCCATCACGGAACAGGGCCGGACGCTGGAAGCCTGGAAGGTCCCCGCCCTGCCTGCTTCGTGGAACACGACCCTGGATGCCATTCGTCCGCGCCGGGAGCGCGACGAGGCAGCATGGGAATGGCGTAAGCGCCCTCTGTCTCCCGTCGTCTTCGAGGCACCTCCGGGCGTTTCGAGCAAGCTCGTCCACCTGCACCTGTCCCATCCGCTCGTCCAGCGGGTGCTTCAGCGGTTCCTGGCGCAGGGGTTCTCCGCGAACGACCTGAGCCGTGTCTCGGTGGTTCAGACCCAGCGCGACGCAGTGGCACGCGTCATCGTCTTCGGCCGGTTGTCGCTCTTTGGCGAGGGCGCCGCGCGGCTCCATGACGAGGTGGTCTCTGTTTCAGCAAGGTGGCTGGACGGTGGCGGTCGCGGGCACCTGAAGCCCTTCGCGGACGATGCGGACCGCAAGGCGATCGATCAACTGGAGACCACGCTGGCGGAAGCGCCCGCGCTCTCCTCGATACCAAAGGCTGTCCAGAAACGTCTGCTGGCCAGTGTCGAGTCCGACTTCTCGAAGCTCTGGCCCGCCATCGAGGAGCAGGCCTCGGTGAGAGAGCAGGGGGCTCGCAAGAAGTTAGCGGCCCGTGGGGCGTCCGAAGCCAAGGCGCTGACACAGATTCTCCTGACGCAGCGGGAGGCCATCCAGGAGGCATTGAGCGCGCAGCTCGAACTCAAGCTCGACGCCCGGGCGGAGCAGGACCAGTGGAGGAGGGACAAGGTTCATCTTGAGCAGCGATTGGCAGCGCTCGGAAGGGAGCTCGTCGAACAACCCGAATCCTTGAGGGCCACCTATGCGGTGCGGGTCGCCCGCCTGGTGCCAGTGGGCATGGTCTACCTGTGGCCGGGGGCGCGTTGA
- a CDS encoding UvrD-helicase domain-containing protein — protein MTVLWYQLAIVVTLILVRLISPRHLQGAALVWTALTVINLFWPPLIAVQLLVIWGTYSALKRLAPPPAPPKPAVKRERQIIDLGAYAPRVPGESPQRHAQGQLDKSLRMPIPTAAPIPAPAPPPVTTAAGPASSSGKQQPPQAPIEGAQTGTRWSVQQNAIFDFFATGNGNAVVRARAGTGKTTTILEGISHARERAIVLAAFNKRIADELVTKLKNPAATAKTLHGLGFAAVKTYWKDTALDKDRGLALARRAAVDQRPDPMMVKLIQKLAAYGKNIAPFGSVADLVELAIQFDVEPDAQWSKRGWDTEKIAQCAHEAMRLATQRDGTVDFDDMIFVPVAMKMVHPKYDLVVIDEAQDMNLTQLLLAQKLVRKGGRTVVVGDDRQAIYGFRGADSRSLDRLKNELNAVEFPLTTTYRCPKNVVALAQQLVPDYRAADTAPEGIVRDMSESKLVEEATPGCFILSRKNAPLVSTCIKLLKRGKRAKVEGKDVGRSLLTIVKKLGGTTIETFLSKLAAWEDRESQRARLTAKEPEPVIERIADQAGMLVALCEDLLTTKELEARIENLFDDAAEGAQPFIVCSSVHKAKGLERERVFLLKDTFSRSGTEECNIEYVAITRAKQELIWVVNEAANRSQAGHRNR, from the coding sequence GTGACAGTGCTCTGGTACCAGTTGGCGATCGTGGTCACGTTGATCTTGGTTCGCCTCATCTCACCGAGGCACTTGCAAGGGGCCGCGCTGGTCTGGACGGCGTTGACGGTCATCAACCTGTTCTGGCCGCCGCTCATCGCCGTCCAACTGCTTGTCATCTGGGGCACGTACAGCGCTCTTAAGCGCCTCGCCCCTCCGCCAGCGCCGCCCAAACCAGCCGTCAAGCGCGAGCGCCAGATTATCGACCTCGGTGCCTACGCCCCCCGCGTCCCCGGTGAGTCGCCCCAGCGTCACGCCCAAGGACAGCTCGACAAGAGCCTTCGGATGCCAATCCCCACCGCCGCCCCCATACCCGCTCCGGCTCCGCCGCCAGTTACAACAGCAGCGGGGCCTGCGTCCTCATCGGGTAAGCAGCAGCCGCCGCAGGCACCAATCGAGGGAGCGCAGACTGGCACAAGATGGTCGGTTCAGCAGAATGCCATTTTCGATTTCTTTGCCACGGGGAACGGCAACGCGGTCGTTCGCGCGAGGGCGGGTACGGGCAAGACCACCACCATCCTGGAGGGCATCAGCCACGCGCGCGAGAGGGCCATCGTGCTTGCGGCGTTCAATAAGCGCATTGCGGACGAGTTGGTGACGAAGCTGAAGAACCCCGCCGCCACTGCGAAGACCCTGCATGGGCTCGGCTTCGCTGCGGTGAAGACGTACTGGAAGGATACTGCGCTCGATAAGGACCGGGGGCTGGCTCTCGCCCGCCGGGCAGCCGTGGACCAGCGCCCAGACCCGATGATGGTCAAGCTCATCCAAAAGCTCGCTGCGTATGGCAAAAACATCGCACCGTTCGGCTCCGTCGCCGATTTGGTCGAGTTGGCGATTCAGTTCGACGTCGAACCCGATGCGCAATGGAGCAAGCGCGGTTGGGACACCGAAAAGATCGCCCAATGTGCCCATGAGGCCATGCGGCTTGCCACGCAGCGCGATGGAACCGTGGACTTCGACGACATGATTTTCGTCCCCGTGGCGATGAAGATGGTCCACCCGAAGTACGACCTCGTGGTGATCGACGAGGCGCAGGACATGAACTTGACCCAGCTCCTGCTTGCCCAAAAGCTGGTCCGCAAGGGTGGACGCACGGTGGTGGTGGGCGATGACCGCCAGGCCATCTACGGTTTTCGTGGTGCCGACTCGAGGAGCCTTGACCGGCTCAAGAACGAGTTGAACGCGGTCGAGTTTCCCCTAACGACGACCTACCGCTGTCCGAAGAACGTCGTGGCCCTCGCCCAGCAGCTTGTGCCCGATTACAGGGCCGCAGACACCGCCCCCGAGGGCATCGTTCGCGACATGTCGGAATCGAAGCTGGTGGAGGAGGCCACCCCCGGATGCTTCATCCTCAGCCGCAAGAACGCGCCGCTCGTCTCGACGTGCATCAAGCTCCTCAAGCGGGGCAAGCGGGCGAAGGTGGAGGGGAAGGACGTCGGGCGTAGCCTCCTGACCATCGTCAAGAAGCTCGGTGGGACGACCATCGAGACCTTCCTCTCCAAGCTCGCCGCCTGGGAAGACCGTGAGTCGCAACGCGCTCGCTTGACGGCGAAAGAACCAGAGCCGGTCATCGAGCGCATCGCAGACCAGGCCGGAATGCTCGTGGCCCTGTGCGAGGACCTCCTCACGACGAAGGAGCTGGAGGCCCGCATCGAGAACCTGTTCGACGATGCCGCCGAAGGCGCCCAGCCTTTCATTGTTTGCAGTTCCGTTCACAAGGCCAAGGGGTTGGAGCGCGAGAGGGTGTTCCTCCTCAAGGACACGTTCAGCCGGTCCGGAACGGAAGAATGCAACATCGAATATGTTGCGATTACGCGCGCAAAGCAGGAGTTGATCTGGGTGGTCAACGAGGCCGCGAACCGTTCACAGGCGGGGCACCGGAACCGATAG